The genomic region TTATCATGTTTACCCTGGTGGGTTTCACGTTTAACATGTGGGAGAATCCCCCCTCTGACGGGCTGATAATTGCGAAGGACATCGTAATGCCTTATACTCAATTCTATCCTAACCTGATACTTGCGATGGCGATCGCTGCGACCGTCCTCATAACATACATGGAGAGAGACAATTACGCTTATTTCTTCGCGGGCATGGGGTTCGCGGTACTGGTGCCGGACCTGTATAAGTATATATTTATCAATGGCCGCTCGGACCTGGCGCTCCTCGGGTGCGCCCTCTGGGCGGTTGTGCCCATGATATGGGCATTCATTTGGAGGGAGAGCGCCCTTATCGAGATGAAGGCGTGGGAGAAGTTCATGAGGTCGCTAAAGGCGACGCTTATCAGTTACCCCGTTTATTTATTCACGGCGATCATAGCAATATTCGGTGAAAGTAACCGCGGAATTAGCCTGGACGCGTTACAGGGAGTCGCCAGCTCGGTACCGGAGATAATAATGTTCATCCTGGTCACGATATGGCTTTTCTACCTGCTCAACATCATCATCGCCTCCGTGATGTTTGCTGTGCATGACCTCTTTGTTCACCTGTTGGGCTACAGGCGTGTCGTCAGAGCCGGTAGCGTACGATATGAGAGGGCCATGCAGGCGTCGGCAAAGACGCCGCAGCCAAAGCCGAAGGTGAACCACTATGCAGGCCTCATCGAGGAGATGCAGGTCTTCAGCAAGTACATGGGGCAGATAGACAGGATACGGGCTGCTTCGACGATAGGGCGCTTCAAGAGCGAGTACCAGACGCTCGCGGCAAAATACAATGAGGACTCTAAGGCGGACGCCGAAAAGATGATTAGGATGATCGAACAAGAGTTCATGAAGAAGTATTGATCTTTATGGCGTTGCTGAACCGCGAGGACATGATAAGGATCATCGAGTCATGCGAGATAAAAGGCCAGGATGAGGCTATCGTAAGGGCGCTGATGTACATTAACCTGGGCTATCCTATCATGCTCTACGGCCCGCCAGGCAACGGTAAAACCACCATCGCGGAGCATTTGCTGAGATACATATCCGGCGGCGACAACTATTATCGCATAGAGGCCACCGAGGGGATGACCGAGTACCACACGATTGGCGGGTTCCACCCGCTATCCATGTCTGGCAACCCCGAGCTTTCTAAAAAATTCGTGTACAAGGATGGCATAATCACCCGTGCCATAAAAGAGAAGAAGAACCTGCTTATCGACGAGTTCAACAGGGCGCCGACTACAGCCTATTCCGGCCTGTTCATGCTCCTTTCCGCAGGGATATTGCCCGTCGAGCACAGGGAAGAGGTCTTGAGAAAGCCCGATAACTGGGTCTTGATAGTGACGGCCAACCTTGGCGATGAGGGGACGTTCAAGATGAGCTCGGCGCTAAAGCGCCGCTTCATACCTATATTTATTGGCTATATCAACCGTTTCACCGAGGAGAAGGTAATCCGCTCTTATGCCCCTGACCTCGACCAGGCAATCGTTAACGCCATACTTGATTTTGCCGAGGAGACAAGGAGGCTCTGGCAGGAAGAAAAGGCGCTCCCTCTGGGCCTTTCGACAGACGGAGTAATAAAGATGGCGAGGTATTGCGACTTATCCATAGCCGAGGGGCTGGATGGCAAGACGGCGTTCACCGACGCTGCCATGCATCAAGGAATTGTCATAGCGGATGAGACCGATTATGCGTCCATACAGACGGTGAACGAGCTTGCGTTGAGGATAGCGAGCCGCCTATGATATTCGACGATGGCCTCGAGCTAAGGGAGTCCTGCGCCCGGTGCATGGCTGACCCAGCGGACGTTGAGTCATACGATACGCTAATGAATGGCTGCAGGATAATCGGAAGAGGCTTTTTACGGCTATACAGCATAATGCCCTCGATGAATACCCGCATGGTGTACTCGAATTACGTGGGCGGGGGCATGATCTCTTTTAATAAGACGATTTCTGGTTTCAGCCAGAAAGGCAAGAGCCTGGATGAAATTGTGGCCAGGTATCGCGTGAGGGACGTTAAAAAGTTAAGCCTGGCAATAATGTATGACGATTCGAACTCGATGACCGCCTGGTGGCGCATCAAGAATATGGGAGTGAGGATTAGCGAGGCACAGGCGCCCCAGTCATACGCTAAGGTCGCGTGCCTTGCGCTTATGGAGGGACTCGGGAAAACGGCTGATATAAGCCTCTGGACGTATGGCAGCAGGCCGGAAGGGCCGTTTACGGCAAATAACAATATGTATAGGCAGTTGATTTCAAGGAATGGCTCGGGCGGCACCCGGCTCGACCTTGCGCTTCAATCCCTCTTAGACGTTGGCTGGCACAGGAAGCCCGGCACAAAGGTGGCCATTATCCTGACGGATGGCGTGCCCGAGGTAGGGAGGAGCGTCTACGCCGAGGACGTGCTGGTGAACGTCAAGGCGCTTGACCTTTTAAGGAGCATTATGGGCAGTAAGGTAAAAGTCCTGTATATCCAGCTTCATACTGATGATTCGCGGCGGTATAAGAAGTGTGGGGGGTACACGATGAAAGAGTTCGGGGAGGCCATCGAGAAGATGGGCGGCCTCGTGATGAACGTGGATACGGCCAACCATATAAGCGATTCGCTATTTAAGGGCCTCCGGCAAGTATTAAAGCTCAGGTAACCGATCGCCTTTTGCTTGCGTAAAGGTTTAGCAGGTTCACGCCATTATTATAATGGTGATAATCTTGATTCTCGCGCTTGAGAAGGCCCTGGATAGCAGGGCGGATTACTTTGATATAAGGCTTTTAGAAGTCACGACCACGAACCTGGAGATGAAAAATAACGAGGTGACCAGGGCCGTTGCGGGCAGGGAGAGCGGGGCGTGCGTGAGGGTGCTCTACAGGGGCGCCTGGGGGTTCGCTAGCACGCCTGACGTTAGAGAGCCTGCCTTGAAAGAGGCGGCCGACAAAGCCGCGAGGATGGCGAAAGGCGTGAGCGAGAAGGTGAAGGAAAAGTCGTCGCTAGCCCCGGTAAGGCCGTCTGAGGGCACAGCCGATATCCCCATGAAGAAGAGCTTTTTGGATATGGGCATAGAGTCAAAGCTCGGCCTTTTACGGTCAACCTATGATGCGGTCAAGGACTACGATTTTATAGCGAGCATGACGGCGGCTTATAAGGACGACTATACGATTGAGGAGTTCATGTCATCCGAGGGGAGCCATATCGTCACGAAGACGCCGCGGGTATTCTGGTCGCTGGAGCTTGTAGGGAGGAAGGACGGCGACATACAGTCTGTGAGGAGGCGCATAGGCAATTCGATGGGCTTTGAGGCCTTTGACGGCGACAGGCATGTGGCGGTTGCCAGGGATTGCGCGGCATCGCTGGTGGCATTGCTGGCGGGCAAGTCGCCACCGTCAGGCATTATGCCCGTAATCGTCGATCACGGCCTCTGCGGGGTGTTCGCCCACGAGGCGGTCGGCCATGCTTCAGAAGGCGACCTCGTGGCAACCGGCAACTCGTGCTTCGAAGGGCTTTTGGGCGAGCAGATAGGGAGCGAGCTCGTCACCATCAAGGACGACGCCACCATACCTGGGCTTTTCGGCAGCTACATATATGACGATGAGGGGGTCAAGACGCGCCCCAAGACGCTCATAGAGGACGGCAGGCTGAATGGCTTCATCCTTAACAGGGAAACCGCCGCTCGCCTAGGCATGGAGCCAAATGGAGGTGCCAGGGCGGAGTCATACCACCATAGGCCTATCGTGCGAATGAGCAATACATATATTGATAGAGGCGACGCCACGTTCAAGGAGATGATAGAGGACATCAAGCTAGGCGTATACGCAAAGGATAGCCGGGGAGGGCAGGTCAACACCTCCCAGGGGTTCTTCCAGTTCAATGCCCAGGAAGCCTATCTCATAGAGAATGGCGAAATCACGAAGCCATTAAGGGACGTTTCGCTATCGGGCAAGACGCTGGATATTTTGAAGTTAATCGATATGGTGGGAAATGATCTGGTTTTGGGCCATCCTGGAATCTGTGGGAAGGGGCAGTCTGTCCCGGTCGGCGACGGTGGGCCGCATGTGAGGATATCGAAATGCGTCGTAGGGGGGAGATGAGATGGAAGATGAGCTTTTAGCGATAGCTAAAAAAGTAGTGGATGCCGGCACCGCTGTGGGCGTTCAATGTGAGGCTTTCGTGCAAAAAGTCCGGCATATCTCGATAACCGTGGAGGGTGGGAACATCACGTTTGGCTCCCACGATGGGGACTTCGGCATCGGCGTCCGCGTCATAAAAGAAGGGCGGCCCGGATATGCGTTTTGCTCGGAGAAGTCTATAGATTTTGGAATCAGGCAGGCCATCGCTTCCTCGAGGTTTAGCAAGGCCGGAAATTATGCTTTTCATGATGAGACAAACGTTATGGCAGGAGGCTCCCCATTTGATAGCCGTATCGCCTCCATGGTGCCCGAGGATGGCATAGAGCTTGCCAGGGATATGGTGGAGGGGGCATCTTTTGATAAGCGTGCCCTTCCGTCGAGGGGCGGCATAAGCTTTGGCACTGTTGCCATAGCGGTGGCCAACTCCAGGGGCGTGGCGGCTTACGATGAAGGGACCATGATAAGCGGGAGCATGATGTCTGTTATAAAAGACGGCGGCATGGTGGCCAACGGGGATGAGTTTGAACTCTCAAGGTCCCTGGACTTTGATTTCGAGGCGATAGGCCGGACTGCTACCGAGAGGGCGGCAAGCCAGCTAGGCCAGAAAGGCATTGAGACCGCTAACATGGACGTCATAATGAGGCCGAGCGCCGCCTTCGATATCCTGTGTAATACGGTGGCCCCAGCGCTTTATGGGTCCTCTGTCAAGAAGGGCGAGTCGATCTACGCTGGCAGGATTGGAAGCCAGGTCGCAGCGTCTGGCCTGACTCTCTTGGATGATGGCACGCTCAGCAATGGCTTGAATACATATGCCATGGATGAGGAGGGCTATCCGAGCCGGCGGAACGTGCTCATTGAGGACGGCGTCCTCAAGATGTTTTTATATGATAAGTTTTCGGCGATAGAGTCCGGGGCCAGCCCTACCGGTAGCGCGATGCACGCGGACCGCCTGGAGCCCGTCTCGTCGTACAAGGTGCCTCCCACCACCTGTGCCCGTAATCTAGTACTAAAGGGCGATGCTGCAAGGGAAGAGGAGCTTATCAGAGAGACGAAAAAAGGCGTCCTCGTCCTGGACGTCCTGGGAGCGCATACGTCAAACAGGGCGAGCGGCGATTTCTCGGTGGCAATATACGCTGGATACGCCATCGAGGA from Methanocella conradii HZ254 harbors:
- a CDS encoding AAA family ATPase, giving the protein MALLNREDMIRIIESCEIKGQDEAIVRALMYINLGYPIMLYGPPGNGKTTIAEHLLRYISGGDNYYRIEATEGMTEYHTIGGFHPLSMSGNPELSKKFVYKDGIITRAIKEKKNLLIDEFNRAPTTAYSGLFMLLSAGILPVEHREEVLRKPDNWVLIVTANLGDEGTFKMSSALKRRFIPIFIGYINRFTEEKVIRSYAPDLDQAIVNAILDFAEETRRLWQEEKALPLGLSTDGVIKMARYCDLSIAEGLDGKTAFTDAAMHQGIVIADETDYASIQTVNELALRIASRL
- a CDS encoding vWA domain-containing protein; this encodes MIFDDGLELRESCARCMADPADVESYDTLMNGCRIIGRGFLRLYSIMPSMNTRMVYSNYVGGGMISFNKTISGFSQKGKSLDEIVARYRVRDVKKLSLAIMYDDSNSMTAWWRIKNMGVRISEAQAPQSYAKVACLALMEGLGKTADISLWTYGSRPEGPFTANNNMYRQLISRNGSGGTRLDLALQSLLDVGWHRKPGTKVAIILTDGVPEVGRSVYAEDVLVNVKALDLLRSIMGSKVKVLYIQLHTDDSRRYKKCGGYTMKEFGEAIEKMGGLVMNVDTANHISDSLFKGLRQVLKLR
- a CDS encoding TldD/PmbA family protein, coding for MIILILALEKALDSRADYFDIRLLEVTTTNLEMKNNEVTRAVAGRESGACVRVLYRGAWGFASTPDVREPALKEAADKAARMAKGVSEKVKEKSSLAPVRPSEGTADIPMKKSFLDMGIESKLGLLRSTYDAVKDYDFIASMTAAYKDDYTIEEFMSSEGSHIVTKTPRVFWSLELVGRKDGDIQSVRRRIGNSMGFEAFDGDRHVAVARDCAASLVALLAGKSPPSGIMPVIVDHGLCGVFAHEAVGHASEGDLVATGNSCFEGLLGEQIGSELVTIKDDATIPGLFGSYIYDDEGVKTRPKTLIEDGRLNGFILNRETAARLGMEPNGGARAESYHHRPIVRMSNTYIDRGDATFKEMIEDIKLGVYAKDSRGGQVNTSQGFFQFNAQEAYLIENGEITKPLRDVSLSGKTLDILKLIDMVGNDLVLGHPGICGKGQSVPVGDGGPHVRISKCVVGGR
- a CDS encoding TldD/PmbA family protein is translated as MEDELLAIAKKVVDAGTAVGVQCEAFVQKVRHISITVEGGNITFGSHDGDFGIGVRVIKEGRPGYAFCSEKSIDFGIRQAIASSRFSKAGNYAFHDETNVMAGGSPFDSRIASMVPEDGIELARDMVEGASFDKRALPSRGGISFGTVAIAVANSRGVAAYDEGTMISGSMMSVIKDGGMVANGDEFELSRSLDFDFEAIGRTATERAASQLGQKGIETANMDVIMRPSAAFDILCNTVAPALYGSSVKKGESIYAGRIGSQVAASGLTLLDDGTLSNGLNTYAMDEEGYPSRRNVLIEDGVLKMFLYDKFSAIESGASPTGSAMHADRLEPVSSYKVPPTTCARNLVLKGDAAREEELIRETKKGVLVLDVLGAHTSNRASGDFSVAIYAGYAIEDGEIAYPLKGGMIGGNMPKMLMEAELADNYKLVASGLSPAAGYVPSIKFKNVRVSGD